A portion of the bacterium genome contains these proteins:
- the proC gene encoding pyrroline-5-carboxylate reductase, whose product MINKTLGFIGTGNMGQALIKGLLKAGRIESQQIIATDLDKAKLAFLEGETNIRIVEQDKQAVEVSEAVLLCVKPAAITHLLKNIAPVLTPEKVIISIAAGIGTQQIEEIIGEGIPVIRVMPNTPAMVGAGISAISPGKYAGPGEAQLAVAIFGAVGEVVAINESLMDVITGLSGSGPAYIFTVIEALSEAGVAGGLPRETALKTAVWTVLGAAKMVLETGQHPALLREMVTSPGGTTVAGLKALEERGIRGMFMEAVDQATRRSKALAKSQ is encoded by the coding sequence ATGATTAATAAGACCCTGGGTTTTATTGGGACCGGCAATATGGGCCAGGCCCTGATCAAGGGCCTTTTGAAGGCCGGAAGGATTGAGTCCCAACAGATTATAGCCACTGACCTTGACAAGGCCAAGCTGGCCTTCTTAGAGGGCGAGACAAACATCAGGATAGTGGAGCAAGATAAACAGGCCGTGGAAGTATCTGAGGCGGTCCTTCTTTGTGTCAAGCCGGCAGCTATTACTCATCTCCTGAAAAACATAGCCCCGGTTCTTACGCCTGAAAAGGTCATTATCTCCATCGCCGCCGGAATTGGGACTCAACAGATTGAAGAGATCATCGGAGAGGGTATCCCTGTTATCCGGGTGATGCCCAATACGCCGGCCATGGTTGGGGCTGGAATTTCAGCTATCTCTCCAGGAAAGTATGCTGGCCCGGGTGAAGCCCAACTGGCCGTGGCCATATTTGGGGCGGTAGGTGAAGTAGTGGCTATTAACGAAAGCCTGATGGACGTTATTACCGGACTTTCCGGTAGTGGCCCGGCCTACATTTTTACCGTTATCGAAGCCTTGTCTGAGGCCGGTGTGGCCGGCGGACTTCCCAGAGAGACCGCCTTAAAAACCGCTGTCTGGACAGTTTTGGGCGCGGCTAAAATGGTTTTGGAGACCGGACAACATCCCGCCCTTCTTCGCGAAATGGTTACTTCCCCGGGAGGAACAACTGTCGCTGGGCTTAAGGCCTTAGAGGAGAGGGGCATAAGAGGGATGTTTATGGAGGCAGTAGATCAGGCGACCAGACGATCTAAGGCATTAGCTAAGAGCCAATAG
- a CDS encoding YggT family protein — protein MFILGQLLYSAGGLLDILCKIFYFLLVARIFLSWVNPDPYHPIVEFIYKITEPILGPIRRIIPLQVGVIDLSPIIAFIALDFLRRFLVGSLYHLAGQLM, from the coding sequence ATGTTTATCTTGGGACAACTTCTGTATTCAGCAGGCGGCCTTCTGGATATACTCTGTAAAATATTTTACTTCTTACTCGTAGCCAGGATATTTCTCTCGTGGGTCAACCCTGATCCCTATCACCCGATTGTTGAATTTATCTACAAAATTACTGAGCCTATCCTGGGACCTATTAGGCGAATTATCCCGCTTCAGGTGGGGGTGATTGATCTGTCCCCTATTATTGCCTTTATTGCCCTAGATTTTTTGCGTCGATTCCTGGTTGGCTCATTATATCACCTGGCAGGACAATTGATGTGA
- a CDS encoding DUF167 domain-containing protein: protein MSFETTPCKGGIRFKIKVIPRSSVNRIVGPEEGMLRVKVTPPPSEGEANEAVIKLLAKSLGISKSSIMIVSGHHSRIKEIQIKGITDEELKRNITSLV from the coding sequence GTGAGTTTTGAAACTACACCTTGCAAGGGAGGAATACGGTTCAAGATCAAGGTCATCCCCAGATCGTCAGTCAACCGGATTGTTGGTCCTGAGGAAGGGATGCTCAGGGTGAAAGTGACACCTCCTCCGTCAGAGGGAGAGGCTAATGAGGCGGTGATCAAGCTGTTGGCCAAAAGTTTAGGAATAAGTAAATCTTCAATTATGATCGTCTCTGGTCACCACAGCCGGATTAAGGAGATCCAGATTAAGGGAATAACCGATGAGGAATTAAAGAGGAATATAACCAGTTTAGTTTGA
- the cysS gene encoding cysteine--tRNA ligase, whose amino-acid sequence MNQGPGLRLYNTLTGQKEEFIPLDPRLVKIYVCGITPYDHCHLGHARCYLTFDLLRRYIEHLGYNLLYVQNLTDVDDKIIERANEMGVPIQELTRKYIKEYFRVMEALNIKPASIYPRATEHIPEMKEGISRLIEKGYAYQAGGDVFFEVSKLDGYGCLSGRNPEEINSLGARLELNPEKRNQADFTLWKKSKEGEPKWDSPWGAGRPGWHTECVVMSTKYLGEEFDIHGGGADLIFPHHENEIAQVRGLTGKSLARYWLHNGFLTYEEEKMSKSLGNVVLLKDLLETYSADILRLFFFNAHYRSPLSFTLDKLDQAAKALDRLRGALTNISHCLSETAGDTSEAAVPALSFDELSKEESEFYQQTEKSQQDFESALADDLHTPKALSVIFDLVAAVNQFLVLPMTPLRKRLLKKARDKIEEAKGVLGLSRGEKDYQKEVLGQDLLPLLIHLREKARQRRDWAEADWIREELGKLGIILEDLPGGTRWKNR is encoded by the coding sequence ATGAACCAAGGACCAGGATTGAGGCTATATAATACCCTGACCGGACAAAAAGAGGAATTCATCCCACTTGATCCGCGGCTGGTCAAGATCTATGTCTGTGGGATTACGCCTTACGATCATTGTCACCTGGGCCATGCCCGCTGTTATCTCACCTTTGATCTACTGAGACGATACATAGAGCATCTTGGTTACAACCTTCTTTATGTTCAGAACCTGACGGATGTAGATGACAAGATTATTGAGCGGGCTAATGAAATGGGGGTGCCTATTCAGGAACTGACCCGAAAGTATATTAAGGAATACTTCCGGGTGATGGAGGCCTTAAATATCAAGCCGGCTTCCATCTATCCCAGGGCTACCGAGCATATTCCTGAGATGAAAGAAGGTATATCCAGGCTTATTGAAAAGGGGTATGCTTATCAAGCCGGGGGCGATGTCTTTTTTGAGGTATCAAAACTCGATGGCTATGGCTGTCTGAGCGGCCGGAATCCGGAAGAGATAAACAGCCTTGGGGCAAGGTTAGAACTAAACCCGGAAAAGCGTAATCAGGCTGATTTTACCCTGTGGAAGAAAAGTAAAGAGGGTGAGCCTAAGTGGGATAGCCCCTGGGGAGCCGGACGTCCTGGCTGGCATACTGAATGTGTGGTTATGTCCACCAAATATTTAGGGGAGGAGTTTGATATCCATGGCGGAGGGGCAGACCTGATCTTTCCCCATCACGAAAATGAGATAGCCCAGGTCAGGGGATTGACCGGTAAATCCCTGGCCAGATATTGGCTGCACAACGGTTTTTTAACTTATGAAGAGGAAAAAATGTCCAAGTCCCTGGGCAATGTTGTCTTATTGAAGGATCTTTTAGAAACCTATTCCGCAGATATTCTCCGACTCTTCTTTTTTAATGCCCACTATCGAAGTCCCCTTAGTTTCACTCTGGACAAGCTGGACCAGGCAGCGAAGGCTTTGGACCGTCTGAGGGGGGCTTTGACCAATATCAGCCACTGCCTTAGTGAGACAGCGGGAGATACATCTGAGGCCGCCGTCCCGGCATTATCTTTCGATGAACTCTCTAAGGAAGAAAGCGAGTTTTATCAACAGACGGAGAAAAGCCAACAGGACTTTGAATCTGCTCTGGCTGATGACCTCCATACCCCCAAAGCTCTATCCGTCATCTTTGACTTAGTAGCGGCGGTCAATCAGTTCCTTGTCCTTCCGATGACACCTCTTCGGAAGAGATTACTGAAGAAGGCCAGGGATAAGATTGAAGAAGCCAAAGGCGTGCTGGGACTTTCTCGGGGAGAAAAGGATTATCAGAAGGAGGTGCTGGGGCAGGATTTGCTGCCACTCCTTATTCATCTGCGAGAAAAAGCCAGACAGAGGCGAGACTGGGCAGAAGCCGATTGGATAAGAGAGGAGCTGGGCAAGTTGGGTATTATTCTCGAAGATCTGCCCGGCGGGACACGATGGAAGAACCGGTAG
- the cbiB gene encoding adenosylcobinamide-phosphate synthase CbiB — translation MEEPVVLIMAFLIDLGIGDPHWMPHPVRTIGRIIERGEGLSRSLFLSEKKAGICLTLFVVGMVYGLTHLLLFLSLGFSSFLYHLVNVGLIFTTLSVRSLGEAGLGVYRALERGGLSQARSQVATLVGRDTGALNEAEVVRAGVESVAENTVDGVIAPLFYAFLGGAPLALAYKAINTLDSMVGYKNERYAQFGWASAKLDDLANFIPARIAGLILPLAAGLTGQAGIRSVKTILRDRKNHPSPNAGIPEAAVAGALGVQLGGLNYYQGLPSARPLIGDRINPLSPIRIKETVYIMYAASLLFVAMIIISAIMNQVS, via the coding sequence ATGGAAGAACCGGTAGTTCTTATTATGGCCTTTTTAATTGACCTCGGTATAGGTGATCCTCATTGGATGCCCCACCCGGTCAGGACCATCGGAAGGATTATTGAGCGAGGAGAAGGCCTGAGCCGAAGTCTTTTCCTCTCTGAAAAGAAGGCCGGTATTTGTCTTACTCTTTTCGTGGTGGGCATGGTCTATGGACTCACCCATCTTTTACTTTTTTTAAGCCTTGGATTTTCTTCTTTCCTTTATCATTTGGTAAATGTGGGGCTTATTTTCACCACTCTCTCGGTTAGATCCCTGGGCGAAGCCGGTCTTGGGGTTTATCGGGCGCTGGAAAGAGGTGGCTTGAGCCAGGCCCGAAGTCAAGTAGCTACTTTGGTCGGCAGGGATACCGGAGCGTTGAATGAAGCCGAAGTAGTTCGGGCCGGGGTAGAAAGTGTGGCTGAGAACACGGTGGATGGGGTGATTGCCCCGCTTTTTTACGCCTTCTTAGGGGGCGCGCCTCTGGCTCTGGCCTACAAGGCGATTAATACCCTTGATTCTATGGTCGGCTACAAAAACGAGAGATATGCTCAATTTGGCTGGGCCTCGGCCAAATTGGATGATTTAGCCAATTTTATCCCGGCCAGAATAGCAGGACTTATTTTACCGCTGGCGGCAGGCTTGACCGGCCAAGCTGGTATCAGAAGTGTAAAAACTATCCTGAGGGACAGAAAGAACCATCCCAGTCCTAATGCCGGCATACCTGAGGCGGCTGTAGCCGGCGCCCTGGGTGTCCAGCTTGGGGGTCTGAATTACTACCAGGGACTGCCTTCAGCCAGGCCCCTAATTGGAGATAGAATCAATCCCCTTTCTCCGATCCGGATTAAAGAGACCGTCTATATAATGTATGCGGCCTCTCTTCTTTTTGTGGCAATGATTATCATTTCGGCCATTATGAACCAGGTTTCCTGA
- a CDS encoding tetratricopeptide repeat protein, translating to MLDARGWMLEHRASSIETGGRAMGDLWHKYRKTINAAFSSLFLFSLMACGGHEDPIAHYRYTANQSAALQFNMAQTYQKEEKFELAITEYRHFLDYYPDVYYADEAQMSIGRCFEELDQWQEAIVAYTLLVENHKKSDLVPEALYRMASTYIKVERWEDGVKTYQKLLKDKKYFNTEWGRLTREEVIKVLDRFPESKWAQKAKQKVEKQIEKMEKK from the coding sequence ATGCTGGATGCTCGAGGCTGGATGCTCGAGCATCGAGCATCGAGCATCGAGACGGGAGGCCGCGCTATGGGTGACCTTTGGCATAAATACAGGAAAACAATAAATGCTGCCTTTAGTAGCCTGTTTCTTTTTTCACTTATGGCCTGCGGTGGCCATGAAGACCCGATAGCTCATTACCGATATACCGCTAATCAATCGGCTGCCTTGCAATTTAATATGGCTCAAACCTATCAGAAAGAGGAGAAATTTGAGTTAGCCATTACTGAGTACCGGCATTTTCTTGATTACTATCCTGATGTTTATTATGCTGATGAAGCCCAGATGAGTATTGGGAGGTGCTTTGAAGAACTCGATCAATGGCAGGAAGCTATCGTCGCTTACACCCTTCTGGTTGAAAATCATAAAAAATCTGATCTTGTTCCTGAGGCCTTATACCGAATGGCCTCCACTTACATTAAGGTCGAGAGGTGGGAAGATGGCGTAAAGACTTACCAGAAATTACTCAAGGACAAGAAATATTTTAATACCGAATGGGGGAGATTGACCAGAGAAGAAGTAATTAAGGTGCTGGATCGCTTTCCGGAAAGTAAATGGGCTCAAAAAGCGAAACAGAAGGTGGAGAAACAGATTGAGAAGATGGAGAAGAAATAA
- the dapB gene encoding 4-hydroxy-tetrahydrodipicolinate reductase yields the protein MIRVIVPGATGKMGSAITRLVCLERDMELAGVTEREKHPCLGADIGPLIGLEEKGVVLSDDLSAIIDRADVLIDFTTPEASISHLKLALQAGKAMVIGTTGFGSYHLQQLKEVSKTIPVVSAPNMAVGVNLLLKLVKTAAAVLGEYYDCEIIEAHHHHKHDAPSGTALRLAKIVAEILGRDLEKVGTYGRKGMIGPRPREEIGISVIRGGDVVGEHTVLFLGEGERLELTHQASSREIFARGALRAARFVSQAFPGLYDMGDVLGFK from the coding sequence ATGATTAGAGTCATTGTCCCTGGCGCTACAGGGAAAATGGGGAGTGCCATTACCAGACTGGTTTGCCTGGAGAGGGATATGGAGCTGGCAGGAGTAACGGAGAGGGAAAAGCATCCCTGTTTAGGCGCTGATATTGGCCCTTTAATTGGTTTAGAAGAAAAGGGGGTTGTTTTATCAGACGATCTTTCAGCCATTATTGATAGAGCCGATGTTCTGATCGACTTTACCACCCCTGAGGCCAGTATCAGCCATCTAAAGTTGGCCCTGCAGGCTGGAAAGGCTATGGTTATTGGGACCACTGGATTTGGATCCTATCATCTCCAACAACTTAAAGAGGTCTCCAAAACCATCCCCGTGGTTTCTGCCCCTAACATGGCGGTAGGCGTAAACCTCCTCCTTAAGCTGGTCAAGACGGCGGCGGCTGTATTAGGGGAATATTACGACTGTGAGATTATTGAGGCCCATCATCATCATAAACACGATGCCCCATCAGGCACAGCCCTCAGGCTGGCCAAGATTGTGGCAGAAATACTGGGCAGGGACCTGGAAAAAGTGGGGACCTATGGTCGCAAAGGAATGATTGGACCAAGGCCCCGGGAGGAAATCGGCATCTCTGTTATCAGAGGGGGAGACGTGGTGGGAGAACACACGGTTCTCTTCCTTGGGGAAGGAGAGAGGTTAGAACTCACCCATCAGGCGAGTTCGCGAGAGATATTTGCCAGAGGCGCCCTCCGGGCAGCCAGGTTCGTCTCCCAGGCTTTCCCAGGACTTTATGATATGGGCGATGTCCTGGGGTTTAAATAA
- the dapA gene encoding 4-hydroxy-tetrahydrodipicolinate synthase, which yields MKFSGSIVPIVTPFKEGKVDYATLEKLIKFHINKGTNGFVPCGTTGESATLSHEEHKEVVRFVIRCVAGRVPIVAGAGSNSTAEALELARYAESVGADAVLSITPYYNKPTQEGIYAHFSYIAQRVNLPIILYNVPSRTGRNMEPATIARMAEIKNIIGIKEASGDMQQVSEIIRLCGKDFTILCGEDANLLPILSVGGAGAIAATANVAPTDVAALIREFQAGHLEEARKLHYKLLPLCGAMFMETNPAPAKEALYMMGLLPSSELRLPLVPLKDSSREKLRSVLTEYGLL from the coding sequence ATAAAATTTTCAGGCTCTATTGTGCCCATAGTGACGCCATTTAAGGAGGGTAAGGTTGATTATGCCACCCTGGAGAAGCTAATCAAGTTTCATATTAATAAGGGAACTAATGGTTTTGTGCCCTGCGGGACCACGGGTGAGTCAGCCACTCTCTCTCACGAAGAGCATAAGGAGGTAGTCAGATTTGTGATAAGATGTGTGGCCGGCAGGGTGCCGATAGTGGCCGGGGCTGGTTCCAATTCTACGGCCGAGGCCCTGGAGTTGGCCAGATATGCTGAATCTGTCGGGGCTGATGCCGTTCTTTCCATTACCCCCTATTACAATAAGCCTACTCAGGAGGGTATTTACGCCCACTTCAGCTATATCGCCCAACGGGTGAACCTCCCCATTATTCTCTACAATGTTCCTTCACGCACCGGAAGAAACATGGAACCAGCTACCATCGCCAGGATGGCTGAGATTAAAAATATCATTGGGATCAAAGAAGCCTCTGGAGACATGCAGCAAGTAAGCGAAATCATCCGGCTTTGTGGAAAGGATTTCACCATCCTCTGCGGTGAGGATGCCAATCTTTTGCCTATTCTCTCAGTAGGAGGCGCCGGGGCTATTGCGGCTACGGCCAATGTGGCTCCGACTGATGTAGCTGCTTTGATCAGGGAATTTCAGGCCGGCCACCTGGAGGAGGCCAGGAAGCTCCATTATAAACTCCTACCTCTTTGTGGCGCCATGTTTATGGAAACCAACCCGGCGCCGGCTAAAGAAGCCCTGTATATGATGGGACTCTTGCCTTCATCTGAACTGCGATTGCCCCTGGTGCCGCTAAAGGATAGTTCGAGAGAGAAGCTAAGAAGTGTGCTGACAGAATATGGATTGTTGTAA
- the lysA gene encoding diaminopimelate decarboxylase translates to MAGFSYYHQDLYCDDVRLMDIAEEVGTPFYVYSYETLAANYAAYQEGFAELDPLICYAYKANSNLSICRLLAQMGCGADVLSGGELFKAFRAGVPVEKIVFNGNGKTKAEIEFALDSDILMFNVDSKDELVFIDELAKEKGVRARIALRVNPDIDPGTHPYIATGLAESKFGVHIIQAGEVYQLASELNHIEIIGIHTHIGSQITESAPFVEALKKLTDLVLELKGMGIDISYINLGGGLGISYQEVDTPPTPAEMAEAFRPLVGETGCRLILEPGRSIVGNAGALITQVLYVKETLRKNFLVVDAGMNDLIRPTLYGSYHRIIPGIIRESNVLTVDIVGPICESGDYLGKERRFPRPHVGDLMAVLDAGAYSYSMASNYNARPLLPEVLVKGDKYYLIRRRQTYEDMIAQEEGIGNDI, encoded by the coding sequence ATGGCAGGATTTAGTTATTACCATCAGGATCTTTATTGCGATGATGTCAGACTTATGGATATAGCCGAAGAGGTAGGCACGCCTTTTTATGTCTATAGTTATGAGACCCTGGCAGCCAACTATGCGGCTTATCAGGAAGGGTTCGCGGAACTTGACCCGCTCATTTGCTATGCCTACAAGGCCAATTCCAATCTCTCTATCTGTCGATTGCTGGCTCAAATGGGTTGTGGAGCTGATGTGCTTTCTGGGGGAGAGTTATTTAAGGCCTTTAGGGCGGGGGTGCCGGTAGAGAAAATTGTTTTTAATGGCAACGGAAAGACAAAGGCTGAGATTGAATTTGCCCTTGATTCTGACATCCTGATGTTTAATGTGGATTCAAAGGATGAATTGGTCTTTATCGATGAATTAGCTAAGGAGAAAGGTGTAAGAGCCAGGATTGCCCTTCGGGTTAACCCTGACATTGACCCGGGCACTCATCCTTATATTGCTACCGGCCTGGCAGAAAGCAAATTCGGCGTCCATATTATTCAAGCCGGCGAGGTTTATCAACTGGCCTCTGAGCTTAACCATATCGAGATTATTGGCATCCATACTCATATTGGATCACAGATTACTGAATCCGCTCCATTTGTGGAAGCCCTTAAAAAATTAACCGACCTGGTCTTAGAACTGAAGGGCATGGGTATTGATATTAGCTACATTAACTTAGGTGGCGGCTTGGGAATATCTTATCAAGAAGTGGATACCCCGCCTACCCCGGCTGAGATGGCTGAGGCCTTTCGTCCGCTGGTAGGAGAAACAGGCTGCCGTCTTATCTTAGAACCCGGCCGGAGCATAGTGGGTAATGCCGGCGCCTTAATAACCCAGGTGCTCTATGTTAAAGAAACCCTTCGTAAAAACTTCCTGGTAGTTGATGCCGGCATGAATGACCTTATTCGGCCAACCTTATATGGAAGTTATCATCGTATTATACCAGGAATAATCAGGGAAAGTAATGTCCTGACAGTCGATATCGTAGGTCCTATCTGTGAGTCAGGCGATTATCTGGGAAAAGAGAGGAGATTCCCGCGTCCTCACGTAGGAGACTTAATGGCTGTTTTAGATGCCGGGGCGTATAGTTACTCTATGGCTTCTAATTACAATGCCAGACCCCTTTTGCCGGAGGTGTTGGTAAAGGGAGATAAATATTACCTCATTCGAAGAAGACAGACTTATGAAGATATGATTGCTCAGGAAGAAGGAATTGGTAATGACATCTGA
- a CDS encoding NUDIX hydrolase, whose product MTTEKVMVVATAEVFKNESWQGLKTDGIDTLLKIIQERHSFLSRHLVEDDPSWQQIIPYIVFRYNHSYLLVKRLEHSAEHRLHHQYSLGLGGHINLEDTQGANPVEAGLWREWAEEVSYEGGLSHSLVGFINDDSREVSRVHLGLFYLFEGYSSLITVLEDHEMIGQLLSLSEIEPFYDKMESWSQIVYDYLKRL is encoded by the coding sequence TTGACCACAGAAAAAGTAATGGTGGTGGCTACGGCTGAGGTATTTAAAAATGAGAGCTGGCAGGGTCTTAAAACAGACGGGATTGATACCTTACTAAAGATTATTCAAGAAAGACACTCATTCCTTTCTCGCCACCTGGTGGAAGACGATCCTTCCTGGCAGCAGATAATTCCCTATATAGTCTTCCGGTATAATCATAGCTACTTATTAGTCAAGCGATTAGAACACTCAGCCGAACATCGGCTTCATCACCAGTATTCCCTGGGACTGGGGGGGCATATTAACCTTGAAGATACCCAAGGAGCCAATCCTGTTGAAGCCGGACTCTGGCGTGAGTGGGCAGAAGAAGTCAGCTACGAAGGCGGGCTTTCTCACTCCTTAGTTGGATTTATTAACGATGATTCTCGCGAAGTTAGCCGGGTTCACCTGGGTCTTTTCTATTTGTTTGAGGGCTATTCTTCCCTTATAACTGTCCTGGAGGACCACGAGATGATCGGCCAACTCTTATCCCTCTCTGAAATTGAACCTTTTTATGATAAGATGGAATCGTGGTCACAGATTGTTTACGATTACTTAAAAAGATTGTAA
- the dapF gene encoding diaminopimelate epimerase, with the protein MTSDSKGRLPTKGVRNFWKMNGSGNDFIVMDNRDGNIPTDPAWVQAICRPKFGVGADGLLLAESSEWADLKMRIINADGSEAEMCGNGARCMAYFAHSTGMAKSDMLIETLAGPVRAEVEDARVKVKLTEPADIVLSKEINLEGRDRERVAYLNTGVPHAVLVTRDVKRAEVVELGRRIRYHPAFQPQGTNVDFIEIESDHIKIRTYERGVEDETFSCGTGSVAGAIVAYLLGFLKPPVAVETRSGEVLTVYFEAEGSWIKEVYLEGDVQVVYRGELDINKVVVSRRDIKT; encoded by the coding sequence ATGACATCTGACTCGAAAGGCCGGCTACCCACAAAGGGGGTGCGAAATTTTTGGAAGATGAATGGCAGCGGGAACGATTTTATCGTGATGGACAATCGCGATGGTAATATCCCGACCGATCCGGCCTGGGTTCAAGCTATCTGCCGGCCAAAGTTCGGGGTGGGAGCCGATGGCTTATTGTTGGCCGAGTCTTCTGAATGGGCCGACCTTAAGATGAGGATTATCAATGCCGATGGAAGTGAGGCGGAGATGTGTGGTAACGGCGCTCGCTGTATGGCCTATTTTGCGCATTCAACCGGAATGGCTAAATCTGATATGCTTATTGAAACCCTGGCCGGACCGGTTAGAGCTGAGGTTGAAGATGCCCGGGTTAAGGTGAAGCTGACTGAACCCGCTGATATTGTCCTCTCGAAGGAAATTAACCTGGAGGGGAGAGATCGGGAAAGAGTAGCTTATTTAAACACCGGGGTGCCACACGCTGTTCTGGTGACAAGAGATGTGAAACGGGCAGAAGTAGTTGAACTCGGCCGCCGGATACGATACCACCCGGCCTTTCAGCCTCAAGGGACCAATGTAGATTTTATCGAGATTGAATCTGATCACATCAAGATCCGAACCTACGAGCGGGGAGTAGAGGATGAGACCTTCTCTTGTGGAACCGGTTCTGTGGCCGGGGCAATCGTGGCTTACCTGCTTGGCTTTCTTAAACCCCCTGTGGCAGTTGAGACAAGAAGTGGTGAGGTCTTAACGGTCTACTTTGAGGCTGAGGGGAGCTGGATCAAAGAGGTCTACCTGGAAGGGGATGTCCAGGTGGTTTATCGGGGAGAATTGGATATAAATAAAGTAGTAGTCTCTCGCCGAGACATAAAGACGTAA
- a CDS encoding YggS family pyridoxal phosphate-dependent enzyme, translating to MKKRLEEVKARIFRAAERSSRDPSRIKLVAVTKQVEVDTIREAISAGVTIIGESRVQEASRKYDQMGRAGLAWHLVGHLQTNKVKRALEIFNFIHSVDRLSLAEEIDRRARQEGKVVPVLIQVNVAAKESQFGLLEDQLFPLLSKIDGLEHLQIEGLMTIAPLTTDPEEARPYFRRLREIAEEVKHRTWKSIKMKYLSMGMSNDFEVAIEEGANMVRIGSAIFGGWSYRG from the coding sequence TTGAAGAAAAGATTGGAGGAAGTCAAGGCTCGTATCTTTAGAGCCGCCGAAAGAAGTAGTCGCGACCCCTCCCGAATTAAGTTGGTAGCTGTAACCAAACAGGTTGAAGTAGACACAATTAGAGAGGCTATTTCGGCCGGGGTGACCATCATCGGTGAAAGTCGTGTCCAGGAGGCAAGCAGAAAGTATGATCAGATGGGGCGTGCTGGTCTGGCCTGGCATTTAGTAGGCCATTTACAGACGAACAAGGTTAAGCGTGCCCTGGAAATATTTAATTTTATCCATTCGGTGGACCGGCTCTCTTTGGCTGAGGAGATCGATCGCCGCGCCCGTCAGGAGGGCAAGGTAGTTCCGGTTCTTATTCAGGTGAATGTAGCGGCTAAGGAGAGCCAATTCGGCCTATTGGAAGATCAGCTTTTTCCTCTCCTCTCCAAGATAGATGGTCTGGAACATCTCCAGATCGAGGGCCTGATGACTATCGCCCCCCTGACCACTGATCCGGAAGAGGCACGACCTTATTTTAGACGCCTTCGAGAAATAGCTGAAGAGGTTAAGCATCGGACCTGGAAGTCAATCAAGATGAAATACCTTTCTATGGGGATGAGTAATGATTTTGAAGTGGCCATCGAGGAGGGGGCTAATATGGTCCGAATCGGTTCGGCTATCTTTGGAGGTTGGAGCTATCGAGGATAA